A single window of Bradyrhizobium daqingense DNA harbors:
- the parE gene encoding DNA topoisomerase IV subunit B, with translation MSKQLKTKAKDDLFGADEPKSRAPAAKPAARGSGGEADYTAADIEVLEGLEPVRRRPGMYIGGTDEKALHHLFAEVIDNSMDEALAGHATFIGVELSADGFLTVTDNGRGIPIDPHPKFPKKSALEVIMCTLHSGGKFDSKVYETSGGLHGVGISVVNALSSRLEVEVARGQKLHRMIFERGHPKGKLEDLGKVNNRRGTRVRFKPDTDIFGAKAAFKPQRLFKMTRSKAYLFGGVEIRWNCAPELLKGVEDVPAEATFHFPGGLKDYLAAAIHADTLVHPDIFSGKSGRNGAHGACEWAVAWTADADGFLSSYTNTVPTPDGGTHESGLRSALLRGLKDHAERVGQGKRAASVTSEDVMVGAAVMLSVFVREPEFQGQTKDRLATAEAQRIVEQAMKDPFDHWLSGNPNMANRLLDFVIDRAEERLRRRQEKETARKTAGKKLRLPGKLADCTDAGTEGSELFIVEGDSAGGSAKQARDRKTQAVLPLRGKILNVASAGKDKLTANAQLSDLVQAIGCGTLAHYREEDLRYQRIIIMTDADVDGAHIASLLITFFYRQMPRLIDEGHLFLAVPPLYKLTHGTKSVYARDDKHKEELIKSAFNANAKVEVNRFKGLGEMMPAQLKETTMDPSKRTLLKVVLLADDRDTTADSVERLMGTKAEARFAFISDKAEFASEELLDV, from the coding sequence ATGTCCAAGCAGTTGAAAACCAAAGCGAAAGACGACCTGTTCGGCGCCGACGAGCCGAAGTCCCGCGCGCCTGCCGCCAAGCCGGCCGCGCGTGGAAGCGGCGGGGAAGCCGACTACACGGCCGCCGACATCGAGGTGCTCGAAGGCCTGGAACCGGTGCGCCGCCGCCCCGGCATGTATATCGGCGGCACCGACGAGAAGGCGCTGCATCATCTCTTCGCCGAGGTCATCGACAACTCCATGGACGAGGCGCTGGCCGGGCACGCGACCTTCATCGGCGTCGAGCTCAGCGCGGACGGATTCCTCACCGTAACCGACAACGGCCGCGGCATCCCGATCGATCCGCATCCGAAATTCCCGAAGAAGTCGGCACTCGAAGTCATCATGTGCACGCTGCATTCGGGCGGCAAGTTCGACAGCAAGGTCTATGAGACCTCGGGCGGTCTGCACGGCGTCGGCATCTCCGTGGTGAACGCCCTCTCCTCGCGTCTCGAGGTCGAGGTCGCGCGCGGCCAGAAGCTGCATCGGATGATCTTCGAGCGCGGCCATCCCAAGGGCAAGCTCGAGGATCTCGGCAAGGTCAACAACCGCCGCGGCACGCGCGTGCGCTTCAAGCCCGACACCGACATCTTCGGCGCCAAGGCGGCGTTCAAGCCGCAGCGCTTGTTCAAGATGACGCGCTCGAAGGCGTATCTGTTCGGCGGCGTCGAGATCCGCTGGAATTGCGCACCCGAGCTGCTCAAGGGCGTCGAGGACGTGCCGGCGGAGGCGACGTTCCACTTTCCCGGCGGTCTCAAGGACTATCTCGCCGCAGCGATCCACGCCGACACCCTGGTGCACCCGGACATCTTCTCGGGCAAGTCGGGGCGCAACGGCGCGCACGGCGCCTGCGAATGGGCGGTGGCATGGACCGCGGATGCCGACGGCTTCCTGTCGTCTTACACCAACACCGTGCCGACACCCGACGGCGGCACGCATGAATCCGGCTTGCGCAGCGCGTTGCTGCGTGGCCTGAAGGATCACGCCGAGCGCGTCGGCCAGGGCAAGCGCGCAGCTTCCGTGACCTCCGAGGACGTGATGGTCGGCGCGGCCGTGATGCTCTCGGTGTTCGTGCGCGAGCCAGAATTTCAGGGCCAGACCAAGGATCGTCTCGCGACCGCAGAAGCCCAACGCATCGTCGAGCAGGCGATGAAGGATCCGTTCGACCATTGGCTGTCGGGCAATCCGAACATGGCCAACCGGCTGCTCGATTTCGTGATCGACCGCGCCGAGGAGCGGCTGCGCCGCCGCCAGGAAAAAGAGACCGCGCGGAAAACCGCGGGCAAGAAGTTGCGCCTGCCCGGCAAGCTCGCTGATTGCACCGATGCCGGCACGGAAGGCTCCGAACTCTTCATCGTCGAGGGCGACTCGGCCGGCGGCAGCGCCAAGCAGGCGCGCGACCGCAAGACCCAGGCCGTGCTGCCGCTGCGCGGCAAGATTCTCAACGTCGCCTCCGCCGGCAAGGACAAGCTGACTGCGAATGCCCAGCTCTCCGATCTCGTACAGGCGATCGGCTGCGGCACGCTTGCGCATTATCGCGAGGAGGATCTGCGCTATCAGCGCATCATCATCATGACCGACGCCGACGTCGACGGCGCCCACATCGCCTCGCTCCTGATCACCTTCTTCTACCGGCAGATGCCGCGGCTGATCGACGAGGGCCACCTCTTCCTCGCGGTGCCCCCGCTCTACAAGCTCACGCACGGCACCAAATCAGTCTACGCGCGCGACGACAAGCACAAGGAAGAGCTGATCAAGAGCGCGTTCAATGCCAACGCCAAGGTCGAGGTGAACCGCTTCAAAGGCCTCGGCGAGATGATGCCGGCACAGCTCAAGGAAACCACCATGGATCCGAGCAAGCGGACGCTGCTCAAGGTGGTGCTGCTTGCGGACGACCGCGATACGACGGCGGATTCGGTGGAGCGCCTGATGGGCACCAAGGCCGAGGCTCGGTTCGCCTTCATCTCGGACAAGGCCGAATTTGCCAGCGAGGAGCTGCTGGACGTCTGA
- a CDS encoding outer membrane protein, translating into MRNKLIAAFACTTALVSTGAASAADLGARYTKAPAYVEPLFNWTGFYVGGHIGGAWTNEQFINNGIGAPFGDLSPGEGFRQRNSGVMGGAQIGYNWQANNYVFGVEGTISGLDNKGSFTNTVFGTGLDDQFSWRANVLATIVGRAGFAVQNNLFYFKGGYAGVNNRLSVIDNVANPSTGSGGQTHWHNGWTVGAGWEYGITRNWIVGLEYNYAAFASQTYQLGGTSGNYTFDTKPRDIQWAVVRASYKFDAPTIGRY; encoded by the coding sequence ATGCGTAACAAATTGATTGCCGCCTTCGCCTGCACGACCGCTCTGGTTTCGACCGGCGCAGCTTCCGCCGCCGATCTCGGCGCGCGCTACACGAAGGCGCCTGCCTATGTCGAGCCGCTGTTCAACTGGACCGGTTTCTACGTCGGCGGCCATATCGGTGGCGCATGGACCAACGAGCAGTTCATCAACAACGGCATCGGCGCGCCGTTCGGCGACCTTTCGCCGGGCGAGGGCTTCCGTCAGCGCAATTCGGGTGTCATGGGCGGCGCCCAGATCGGCTATAACTGGCAGGCCAACAACTACGTGTTCGGCGTGGAAGGCACGATCTCCGGCCTCGACAACAAGGGCTCCTTCACGAACACCGTGTTCGGCACCGGCCTCGACGACCAGTTCAGCTGGCGCGCCAACGTGCTCGCGACCATCGTCGGCCGTGCGGGCTTCGCGGTGCAGAACAACCTGTTCTACTTCAAGGGTGGCTATGCCGGCGTGAACAATCGTCTCTCGGTGATCGACAACGTCGCGAACCCGTCGACGGGTTCGGGCGGTCAGACCCATTGGCACAACGGCTGGACCGTCGGCGCCGGCTGGGAATACGGCATCACCCGCAACTGGATCGTCGGCCTCGAATACAATTACGCGGCCTTCGCCAGCCAGACCTATCAGCTTGGCGGCACCTCGGGCAACTACACCTTCGATACCAAGCCGCGCGACATCCAGTGGGCCGTCGTGCGCGCAAGCTACAAGTTCGACGCGCCGACTATCGGTCGCTACTGA
- a CDS encoding SDR family NAD(P)-dependent oxidoreductase, giving the protein MTSSRFDLRGKVAIVTGGNGGIGLGMARGLADAGADIAVVGRNESKSAAAIADLEQRGVKAVAITTDVTDKAAVAAMIDRVVRDLGRIDILINNAGMSIRKPPHELELDEWNKVIDTNLTSAFVCSKLAYPALKASGNGKVINIGSMMSIFGASFATAYAASKGGIVQYTRACANAWAPDNIQVNAILPGWIDTDLTRGARQQVSGLHERVLARTPAGRWGDIDDFAGVAVFLASPASNFVTGTAIPVDGGFSVMA; this is encoded by the coding sequence ATGACATCCAGCCGGTTCGATCTTCGCGGCAAAGTCGCGATCGTCACGGGAGGCAATGGCGGCATTGGGCTCGGCATGGCCCGCGGCCTTGCCGACGCGGGGGCCGACATCGCCGTGGTCGGACGCAACGAGAGCAAGTCCGCCGCCGCCATCGCCGATCTCGAGCAGCGCGGTGTGAAGGCCGTCGCCATCACCACCGACGTCACCGACAAGGCCGCCGTCGCAGCCATGATCGACCGCGTCGTGAGGGATCTCGGCCGCATCGACATCCTCATCAACAATGCCGGCATGAGCATCCGCAAGCCCCCGCACGAGCTCGAGCTCGACGAGTGGAACAAGGTGATCGACACCAACCTCACCAGCGCCTTCGTGTGCTCCAAGCTGGCCTATCCGGCGCTGAAGGCGTCGGGCAACGGCAAGGTGATCAATATCGGCTCGATGATGTCGATCTTCGGCGCGAGCTTCGCGACAGCCTATGCGGCGAGCAAGGGCGGCATCGTGCAGTACACGCGCGCCTGCGCCAACGCGTGGGCGCCCGACAACATCCAGGTCAACGCCATCCTGCCGGGCTGGATCGACACCGACCTCACCCGCGGCGCGCGGCAGCAGGTCTCAGGGCTGCACGAGCGCGTGCTGGCGCGTACGCCTGCGGGACGCTGGGGCGACATCGACGACTTCGCCGGCGTCGCCGTGTTCCTCGCCTCGCCCGCCTCGAACTTCGTCACGGGCACCGCGATCCCCGTCGATGGCGGCTTCTCGGTGATGGCCTGA
- a CDS encoding FAD-dependent oxidoreductase: protein MPSDQQPARTMKVRCCIVGGGPAGMMLGYLLGRAGVEVVVLEKHADFFRDFRGDTVHPSTLEVMDELGLIDGFLKLPHQRLQKMDGLFGGTPVRIADLRRLHTKYPFIAFMPQWDFLNYLREAGRRFASLEVMMSTEAVDLIRRGETIAGVRAKTPDGIIDIEADLTIACDGRHSTVRERAGLKVEEIGAPMDVLWFRAGRRPDETENVFARVEPGKMMITFDRGDYWQCAYVIAKGQQDAVKARGLSALLDDVVRMAPVLRSGIAEVKSFDDIKLLTVAINRLTRWTRPGLLCIGDAAHAMSPIGGVGVNLAVQDAVATANLLADKLQRGCPSEDELDAVRRRREFPVKMTQRMQVVVQNNIISGALQGGDRPLKVPLIVRLITALPWLQGIPARLLALGVRPEHVHSKAASSS, encoded by the coding sequence ATGCCATCCGACCAACAACCTGCGCGGACCATGAAAGTCCGCTGCTGCATCGTCGGCGGTGGGCCGGCCGGCATGATGCTCGGCTATCTCCTGGGACGCGCCGGCGTCGAGGTCGTGGTGCTGGAGAAGCATGCGGACTTCTTTCGCGACTTCCGCGGCGACACCGTGCATCCCTCTACGCTTGAGGTGATGGACGAGCTCGGCCTGATCGACGGCTTCCTGAAGCTGCCGCATCAGCGCCTGCAGAAGATGGACGGCCTGTTCGGCGGCACGCCGGTGCGTATCGCGGATCTCCGCCGGCTCCATACCAAATACCCCTTCATCGCCTTCATGCCGCAGTGGGACTTCCTGAATTATCTGCGCGAGGCCGGCCGGCGCTTTGCCTCGCTCGAGGTGATGATGAGCACCGAGGCGGTCGATCTGATCCGCCGCGGTGAGACAATCGCCGGCGTGCGTGCGAAGACGCCTGACGGCATCATCGACATCGAGGCTGATCTCACCATTGCCTGTGACGGTCGGCATTCCACGGTGCGCGAGCGCGCCGGGCTCAAGGTCGAGGAGATCGGCGCGCCGATGGATGTGCTCTGGTTCCGGGCCGGCCGCAGGCCTGACGAGACCGAGAATGTATTCGCGCGGGTCGAGCCCGGCAAGATGATGATCACCTTCGACCGCGGCGATTACTGGCAATGCGCCTATGTCATCGCCAAGGGACAGCAGGATGCGGTGAAGGCGAGGGGACTATCGGCGCTGCTCGACGATGTCGTGCGCATGGCACCGGTCCTTCGATCCGGCATCGCGGAGGTGAAGAGCTTTGACGACATCAAGCTGCTCACCGTCGCGATCAATCGGCTGACGCGCTGGACGCGGCCGGGCCTGCTGTGCATTGGCGACGCCGCGCACGCGATGTCGCCGATCGGCGGCGTCGGCGTCAATCTCGCCGTGCAGGACGCGGTCGCGACCGCAAACCTGCTGGCGGACAAGCTGCAGCGCGGCTGCCCCTCGGAGGACGAGCTCGACGCCGTCAGGCGCCGGCGCGAGTTTCCGGTGAAGATGACGCAGCGCATGCAGGTCGTCGTGCAGAATAACATCATCAGCGGCGCCTTGCAGGGCGGCGACCGGCCGTTGAAGGTGCCGCTGATCGTGCGCCTCATCACCGCGCTGCCGTGGCTCCAGGGTATTCCGGCGCGCCTGCTCGCACTCGGCGTGCGGCCCGAGCACGTGCATTCAAAGGCGGCGTCGTCTTCGTAG
- a CDS encoding outer membrane protein, giving the protein MKKTLLALTAVAAMTGSASAADLGARPYVKAPAPAPVANWTGFYIFGGGGGGLSNADQSIVDTATGTPLTITQRQGGSGWFGTVGAGYDWQFSGTWVAGVFGDAQFGSIRSTIQDPTIDITGNQKLETSWAAGIRLGWLAAPNVLTYVNGGYSGAHFGRTNFTDLAGVPVGLHLNGYDRHGWFIGGGVENSLNFFGISSPGWFMKTEYRSAFYNAKSEPIRFDIGDLPTINSVRANSWNQTISTSLVYRFNWTGPVVAKY; this is encoded by the coding sequence ATGAAGAAGACTTTGCTCGCTCTGACCGCCGTTGCGGCGATGACCGGTTCGGCCTCGGCCGCTGACCTTGGCGCTCGCCCCTACGTGAAGGCCCCGGCCCCCGCGCCGGTCGCCAACTGGACCGGCTTCTACATCTTCGGCGGTGGCGGCGGCGGCCTCTCGAATGCCGACCAGAGCATCGTGGATACGGCCACCGGCACGCCGCTGACGATCACGCAGCGCCAGGGTGGCTCCGGCTGGTTCGGCACTGTCGGCGCCGGTTACGACTGGCAGTTCAGCGGCACCTGGGTTGCCGGTGTGTTCGGCGACGCTCAGTTCGGCAGCATCCGTTCCACCATCCAGGATCCGACCATCGACATCACGGGCAACCAGAAGCTTGAAACCTCGTGGGCTGCTGGTATCCGCCTCGGCTGGCTCGCCGCCCCGAACGTCCTCACCTACGTCAACGGCGGTTACTCCGGCGCCCACTTCGGCCGCACCAACTTCACCGACCTGGCTGGCGTCCCCGTTGGTCTGCATCTCAATGGTTATGATCGTCACGGCTGGTTCATCGGCGGCGGCGTCGAGAACAGCCTGAACTTCTTCGGCATCAGCTCGCCTGGCTGGTTCATGAAGACCGAGTACCGTTCGGCCTTCTACAATGCCAAGTCTGAGCCCATTCGCTTCGATATCGGCGACCTCCCGACCATCAACAGCGTCCGCGCCAACAGCTGGAACCAGACGATCTCGACCTCGCTGGTCTACCGCTTCAACTGGACCGGCCCGGTCGTCGCGAAGTACTGA